GATGTACAAAGTTAAAAGATTTCATATTATGGTAAAATGGGTTTGTTATGATATGTGAAGGGTGACATGGGTTTACATTTTTTGCTGGTTTTTTTGTTGTTGAATGTTTATAGATGTAGAGAAAAACAGAGAAAAGAAGCTTCACGGCTTCAAACAGTGAATCGAAAGCTGACAGCTATGAATAAGCTTTTAATGGAAGAAAATGATAGATTGCAGAAGCAAGTGTCACACCTTGTGTATGAGAATGGCTATTTTCGGCAACATACTCAACACGTTAGACCTTTCTCGTTCTTTTGTCATTTTTAGTGGTGGTTACGTTTTCGTTTTCGAAATGATTATCTTTACGGCTCCAAATAATATTCTACACAGCCTGCCCCTGTTTTATTAAAACCAACTACTTGATTTTTAAAGTTTTGAATATCACAATAAAAATGCACATCCAATCACACTTATTGGGACTTTATTCGAtgtgttaaataataataatttgtttgaTATAAAAAAACGCCAAAATTGATCATCAAACTGTAAATCATATCTATGTACATTTGTATTTAGATTCGTCTTCTGATGTATAATCTGATATGATGATTCTAAAATATGTAACTATTACTCTATAAGATGAATCATAAAAGCCATTTAATGATTCGTGTAATCTTAATATTTTTGCTTTTTTCTTTAATTTGTTAATGATGTTTTGGCGGTTGTCTTACTGCAGACTGCATCTGCTACTAAAGACACAAGTTGTGAGTCGGTCGTGACGAATGGTCAACACCGATTGACTTCTCAGCATCCACCACGAGATGCTAGTCCTGCAGGGTTAGTCTCGATTGACTCATTATCTGTTTTAACTTTATTACATTGTCGGGCGTATTTATATACTGTATTTATTTTATGTTTTTGCAGACTTTTGTCCATTGCAGAAGAAACTTTAACAGAGTTTCTTTCAAAGGCTACTGGAACTGCTATTGAGTGGGTCCAGATGCCCGGAATGAAGGTGTTTTCTTttgttttcatttttattatttgaGGTGGAAAGATTGATCTATTTACTGAAAAAGGGACCGTATGGGTTGTGTTTGTATCAAAAGAGTCATATCTATATATTTGGCCTAAAGTTGAGCTAGTTAAATGGGTCGAAGGGTTCAAAGTTGCCCAAAGTCTATTTGTAAAGTATACAAGTATATAACCTCATAATTCATTTTATTCAACACTTTCAGTTCATTATAATTCTAATAACTTTGATTTTGTAAACATAGGTAAGGCATTAATAGTTTTTTAGTTATTTAAAAAAGgacataaaataattaaaaattagGCTATTGAACCAATACCCTTTCTTAATATGGTGGCAATAGTATGTTATGTACTCAAAATAATTTGACAGTTATGTAATTATGACTTTTGGTTATCTATGTTGACTTGCAGCCTGGTCCGGATTCCATTGGAATCGTTGCCATTTCTCATGGTTGCACTGGCGTGGCAGCACGAGCATGCGGTTTGGTTGCTCTAGAGCCTACAAGGGTTAATATCATCTTCTAATATctactaatattaaatattataattctTTAGAGTCGGAAATTTGACATTCTCATGTCTTAGGTTGCTGAAATCCTAAAGGATCGCACCTCGTGGTTTCGTGATTGCCGAGCTGTTGATATTCTCAATGTGCTACCAACCGCCAATGGTGGAACCATCGAGATTCTATACATGCAGGTACGATCTTTTTTCACCGACTTTAACTGTTTTGACCTGTACAGTTTATCTGATCTGATTTGAATATTATTGCTGTTTTAGCTGTATGCTCCAACAACTTTGGCTACGGCTCGTGACTTCTTCTTGTTACGCTATACTTCTGTTACTGAGGATGGTAGTTTAGTGGTATGCGAAAGATCATTGAATAATACACAAAACGGTCCGAGCATACCACCCGTTCCAAATTTTGTGCGAGCCGAAATGCTGCCAAGTGGTTACCTGATTAGACCCTGTGAAGGAGGTGGTTCGATTATTCATATTGTTGATCATATGAATTTAGAGGTAAACAATGAATATACCATTACATAGAAAATTTCTCATTTCAAATACTCTAACATTTTCTAGCTACGGTTTTCATATTGATAGccgttttatttatttttctatatATAGGTGTGTAGTGTTCCTGAAGTTTTGCGCCCGTTGTATGAATCACCAATCATGCTTGCTCAAAAAACGACAATGATGGTAATTAGTAAATCCAACATCTTACAAAATCCCTTAATACTTAATACATTACTCTATCGTTAATTTAAATTTGGTCTTTCAATAGGCTTTGCGCCAGCTAAGACAAATTGCCCTTGAAGTTTCACAATCAGCTGCACCTAATAATTGGGGCAGACGACCTGCGGCGTTACGAGCGCTGAGTCAGCGATTGAGCCGTGGTTTTAATGAGGCGCTTAACGGGTTTACTGATGAGGGATGGTCGTTAATGGCTAACGATGGGGTGGACGATGTTACTATTCTCGTGAACTCTTCTGCAGAAAAGCTTATGGGATTGAATATACCATTTTCAAGCGGGTACCCGTCCGTTAACAACATCGTCTTGTGTGCAAAAGCATCAATGCTCTTACAGGTTTGATAATTATAAGTTTGTTTTTGATTAACCAAATATTGTGAAGTTGACAAAATGGGTGGGTCGGTTAGGTTGGTTAACGGGGAATTTTGTACTTCCGAAACTACTGGGCTGGTTCTCAATTATTTCTTGTTGAATTGGAACACTCCCTCTCAGATTTTATGTGTATCTTCGGTTGCTGTATTTCTAACAGTTTATTTTCTTCCAGAATGTTCCTCCGGCTCTCCTACTTAGGTTTTTGAGAGAGCACCGGTCAGAATGGGCCGACAACAATATAGATGCTTATTCAGCTGCTGCTGTTAAACTTGGTCCCTGCAGCTTACCCGGGGCTCGAGTTGGTAATTTCGGAGGTCAAGTTATTCTTCCCTTGGCTCACACAATTGAGCATGAAGAGGCAAGTTCTTTTTAATCGATTTAAATATGATGTGTGGGCGTGCCCGCGCCCGCGTgtgtatctttatatatatatatatatatatatatatatatatatatatatatatatatatatatatatatatatatatatatatatatatagtcaaaagttcaaacgagaaccacaaaaagggcgagaactgcgagaacttttaatttacaaagattttcacatgtgagtAGATTGAATCACCCATGAATGTTGATGGAGAGTAAAAATGAACTTAAAATAGAAGTtgcgatgtggtccagcggttggtggcctgcctcctttaggggaggttagGAGTTCGATCCCCGTTGGCTacttattaaaaacacaatttcatctctgccatgaagtatccacccatagcacctttcccatatcgtttggtggggggggggggggtttgacttggccgtgcccttggatcggttttaaggttttcctcccgggcagcgatgggggcgggggttattatcgctgcatcggcatagtcgaaacgggagatgatcgcaacgggtggtttagtccccttgggtgatcccaatcgctatcCAAAAAAAAATGAACTTAAAATAatttgaaaaaacttatattttacctatataatcaaatatatagtttctcgtttaCATGTGCATATTTATTTGTTAACATGTaaacatttaatataattaacattTGAACATGTAATTTGCGGTAATGAACATACGTTTGTTATGAGCATTAATTATCATTTGCGGTAATGAACAGTGAgaatttattcatttatttatatttatatttattatttatttattttgctttTGGTGTTTAGTTGTTGGAGGTTATTAAGATGGAGGGCGTTGGGCATACTCCTGAAGACTCCTTAATGCCGAGTGATGTGTTTCTTCTACAAGTACGTGCTTCGTGTggttttgattttatatatttatttctacACTTGAATAATCTGACGTGATGcctttttttgttattattaattttaatagttatGCAACGGAATGGATGAGAATGCAGCTGGCATGTGTGCTGAACTCATATTTGCTCCAATAGATGCTTCTTTTGCTGACGACGCACCTCTTTTGCCTTCCGGTTTTCGTATTATTCCTCTTGACCCAATCAAGGTTAGGATTCATTTCACCTTTTGTGTTTGTTTTTGTtgtaaactaataatattaatattaatgcattAGTTCGTTAAATATGGTTGACTGAAACTCAAATATTACTTGTATACACAGAGTGACAACATACATGGCTGGATTTTGGGGTGTGCAAACTACAAACTATGCAATTGCACAAGGCCCAAAATCCAAAGGGACCCAAAAATAAACCCTAACAATATTACGTTTTATGCAACCATTGTTTTGATTGATGATAGTAATTATTACGTTTTTCAGTATTATTgaactttattcttatatatatgaaaAACTTTAGTATACAAAGGGCCTCTTTTTGCTTGCTGAACAGGACCCTTAAAATTAACACGACTTTATTGAACTTTTTTCAATAAAGCGATTTAAGATGTTCAGAGCACTAAGCGTACAAACGTGTTATTTTCTTCTAtcatgattttgaaagtcaacttttaaaaAATGCAGGATGGTTTGAGTCCTAATCGCACCCTTGATCTAGCTTCTGCTCTAGAAATTGGTGGGTCCGGGACCAAATTTTCAAGCGACCGTAATGCTGCAAGTGGCAATGCCAGATCGGTAATGACAATAGCATTTGAATTTGCATGTGAGAGTCACATGCAAGAAACCGTAGCTGCAATAGCTCGCCAGTATGTTCGAACCATTATATCGTCGGTTCAAAGGGTGGCATTAGCTTTATCGCCGAACATGAACCAGAGTGGTAGTCTTCATGCACCATTAGGGACCCCAGAGGCACATATACTAGCTCGTTGGATATCCCGCAGCTACAGGTAAAGCTATCGGCTTCTTACTTGCAAAATTTTCAATCAAAACCAGGTTTCGTGTTTTAACTTTTTAGTGTGAAAATGTAATAAATGTGcaaactttattatattattaattgatTCTTGAAATATGGTGTAGTTGTTACCTGGGTGCGGAGTTGTTCAAATCTGAAGGAAGTGGAAACGTACTGAAATCGCTATGGAACCATTCGGATGCAATCATGTGCTGTTCCCTTAAGGTcatttttgtttaattaaatgattttGATGCAGAAACCGTATTTCGTGTCATTTGTACTTATAAAAAGTATTTGTGTAGGCGTTACCGGTGTTCACATTTGCAAACCAAGCTGGACTAGATATGCTTGAGACAACACTGGTTGCACTTCAAGACATAAGTTTGGAGAAAATTCTCGACGAACATGGACGAAAAGGTCTTTTTACAGAATTTGCTCAGATAATGCAGCAGGTTTGCCTACAGTTCCCTTGTGTTACTTACGTATTTAGATGACTTATGTTGCATACTTGCATATATTCGGAGGTGGTAAAGTAGTTGATTAGGTAATGGGTCAATgcatgttttctttttctttttcccccGGGTTGAGatgatcaaatttttttttttttttttttttttttaacaatcaaGTGAAATAATTTACCTTTTTTGAAGTAAAAAATGTTGGCAGGTTATAGATATTAACCATGTAACAGGTTAAATATCAAACTTAATTTACGCCCGAcaatgtaaataaaaaaaaaaggtcCAATGAGTTTTTCTCCAACCTATTAGTTCCACGGGTCAAATTGGTATCAAATCCTAAAGTTCAATAAATAAATAGAGATAGGTCGAATGGGTCATgtgaattggtcaaatgggtcgagCTCATCCATCAACCATTTATGAAAACATTAATGGTTATatcaattattatgtatattaatattttcttatataaatatatataaatgttaataataaataataataactaaagcgatataataaatgtaaaaaatcaAATGTTAAAGTATATGACTTGTTTGGACTTATTTGACCCATTACCCGTTTCgacccgacccaacctgacccgtttggactcatttaaaatttttacccgtttgacccatgacccatttcaacccaaaactgtacttttgacccgttacccaaacagaCCCAACCTGACCCGTATGCCCGGTATAATCATAACCTATAAACTGGTGACGTTTTGATGACTTGACTTTATATGGCTGCACGTCAGCTGAAACAAATACCGGTCACCAGATGACTTCGATATTATAATACAGTAACAATTAAAAGTTTGATACACATGTTTATTCCCCCTCCTAGTTGCTCGCTTAGGGGGTGGGTTAAAAAAATTTTGACGTTAAAAAAAAAGTTTGATACATATACGCATGCTTTTGTAAATTAGTATACATACAATTGAATTTTCGGTCCACTTTGTTACATATACACTTCACCCCATATTACAAAATTTAAACTTTTGGAAATTCTTGACCTATTAGAGATATATAATGTGAGTTGACTCGCCTATAAGCCGATGCCTTGAAATgccatctatatataaatatatacataatattgtgGTAACGTTGTTTCATTCGGTGGCAGGGGTTTGCTTACCTCCAAGGTGGAGTTTGTTCATCGAGTATGGGAAGACCTGTTTCTTATGAGAGAGCAATTGCGTGGAAAGTATTGAACGAACAAGAAAATGCTCACTGCATTTGCTTTATGTTTATTAACTGGTCGTTTGTTTAAAAGATCCTAAGTATATCGATTTTAAGAGACTATGAGCGAACTATGTTGATTGTCCCAAGTGTTTTGATGATGTATTGTGGTTTGAAGTGTTTTGAAGGTAGCTATTGCTATTTATTACTTCAGCTTTTATGTATTTGTCACTACATTGTATGACATTTCATCTTCTTGTGTTATGTAGGCAATGGATGCTATTTAATCTTTGTTTGAAATGGATGCTATTTGCTATTTATTGTTTCTGTTCATATATTTCTTATAGATTATAAGTACTAAAGAAGTAGTTTAAAACTTTTGGTATGAAGAAGTATAGATGCACAAAAACCAAATCCGGACCGGATCCGGATTTAAAAAAACCGGACAAAAAAAGTTCCAGATTTTTCCAAATCCGGATCAGGATCCGGTTCTCGGGGTCggtttttttcggattttttttcgGAATCGGTTTTTTTTCGGATCTCGACCGGATTTTTTTTGGACTAAGATCTTTGTCGGATTTTGATTTTTACCGGTTCGGTTTTTATAACTTTTGAGCAACAataatataatcaatataaacaaaaGGTATAACGCTTAAACaactataaataatataattataatttataacgcttaacactataaataatataaataacaacatttttatttaaattatataaataacaataataatacatttatttgAATGATACAACTATAAGTATACAAAAATTAATACGTTATTCAAGattcggcatggccatcacccgaTAATGTATTACGAGCAAAGTATATCGAGCTTCGGCATTGCCATCACCCATTATACATTACTCGTCTTGCCTTCGTCGTTCGTAATATTGTTCACTTGCTTCAAATTCGGGGTCATCAACCGCAAATGTTCGTTGGTAATTTGCAATATATTCGTCCATGTTAATGGGATCATATTCACCTTCCTCCACTTCGGTCTCGGTATTTCCTTCGGTTGATGAAGGTGATAATCCCGCTTCCATTTCTTCCATCTCTATAAAATCTTCGACGTCATTATCTAACGGACATTCTAATGATgtttgatcttgtatcctatctaccccgtccaaataatccttcaaacatacgcatacttccacggcttggggggtaagtcttgaccttctttccAAAATAATTCGACCGCTAAGAGAAAAAGCCGATTCGGAAGCTACGGTTGAAGCTTGAACGGCTAATAAGTCACGAACCATAGCGGATATTATTGGATAGGTGTCTTCTTTTGTTTTCCACCAAGTCAAAACATCAAAGTTGTGAAATTGATCGGGATTCATGTTTAGTGCAAAGTTTCCAATCTTGTAATTTTccaactcgcttgtgggtgccgaTGTTCGGGCGCGTTTCGAAGCGTCTTCACGTTGCCCTTCGAGAAGATGATCCGCTCTCAAATTGGTCAACAATTGGGTTTGCTTGTCGACCATAAGTTGTTGCATAAATTGAAAATAATTGCTCAAAGGTGTTATTAAATTCGTATATTTGGTTGCTTATATAGCTGGGTTCGGCGTCTTCGGGACCATGAATACAATCCAAATTTTGGTATATTGTTGTCATCAAAAGTTCCACCCCATTAAAATTGATTTTAAGGTCAAGTGCGGCCGCAAATAAAAAAACTTTAGGTATTGTTCCAAAATATTTTTAGCTTTTTTCTTATGTGAAAAACGGTTTGTCTAAAAATACGATTATTTGAGTTCGCAAATTCGTTAATTTTTTCCGTCATTATATAAAGTTGTTGTAAAACTAGTGAGCTAATTGGGTAATAAACACCTGAAACTTTTGTCGTTGcctctttaaaaacttgtaaaaaatttgTTAATGCTTCCAAGTCATCCCGTTCGTCGTTATCAATCGGTTCGGAATATCCATTTCTAATTAGTCTATTATTAAAACCGATTAAAGTTTCTTTTTGTCGTAATATATTTTCAAACATAAGACAAGTAGAATTCcacctagtattattatcaaaataaggaccTAACCAAGTGCCATTACAAGTTTTAACGAAACTTTTATAGTTTTTATGTCGTTCGTTGCTCATACGATATATCGTTAGACAACTCTTATCTATGACACCCGTCATGGAACCAAATtgctgccacatcagcgccacctcAGCAGCTTCTTCCAACCACATTCCCAACCACATTCACTAACATCCATTACATCAACCACATTGACTCCACTttcaatattaattattttattattattattattattattattattattattat
This genomic window from Rutidosis leptorrhynchoides isolate AG116_Rl617_1_P2 chromosome 2, CSIRO_AGI_Rlap_v1, whole genome shotgun sequence contains:
- the LOC139894181 gene encoding homeobox-leucine zipper protein ATHB-15-like isoform X2, translated to MMAMSCKDGKGVMMDNGKYVRYTSEQVEALERLYHECPKPSSVRRQQLIRDCPILSNIEPKQIKVWFQNRRCREKQRKEASRLQTVNRKLTAMNKLLMEENDRLQKQVSHLVYENGYFRQHTQHTASATKDTSCESVVTNGQHRLTSQHPPRDASPAGLLSIAEETLTEFLSKATGTAIEWVQMPGMKPGPDSIGIVAISHGCTGVAARACGLVALEPTRVAEILKDRTSWFRDCRAVDILNVLPTANGGTIEILYMQLYAPTTLATARDFFLLRYTSVTEDGSLVVCERSLNNTQNGPSIPPVPNFVRAEMLPSGYLIRPCEGGGSIIHIVDHMNLEVCSVPEVLRPLYESPIMLAQKTTMMALRQLRQIALEVSQSAAPNNWGRRPAALRALSQRLSRGFNEALNGFTDEGWSLMANDGVDDVTILVNSSAEKLMGLNIPFSSGYPSVNNIVLCAKASMLLQNVPPALLLRFLREHRSEWADNNIDAYSAAAVKLGPCSLPGARVGNFGGQVILPLAHTIEHEELLEVIKMEGVGHTPEDSLMPSDVFLLQLCNGMDENAAGMCAELIFAPIDASFADDAPLLPSGFRIIPLDPIKDGLSPNRTLDLASALEIGGSGTKFSSDRNAASGNARSVMTIAFEFACESHMQETVAAIARQYVRTIISSVQRVALALSPNMNQSGSLHAPLGTPEAHILARWISRSYSCYLGAELFKSEGSGNVLKSLWNHSDAIMCCSLKALPVFTFANQAGLDMLETTLVALQDISLEKILDEHGRKGLFTEFAQIMQQGFAYLQGGVCSSSMGRPVSYERAIAWKVLNEQENAHCICFMFINWSFV
- the LOC139894181 gene encoding homeobox-leucine zipper protein ATHB-15-like isoform X1; the encoded protein is MMAMSCKDGKGVMMDNGKYVRYTSEQVEALERLYHECPKPSSVRRQQLIRDCPILSNIEPKQIKVWFQNRRCREKQRKEASRLQTVNRKLTAMNKLLMEENDRLQKQVSHLVYENGYFRQHTQHTASATKDTSCESVVTNGQHRLTSQHPPRDASPAGLLSIAEETLTEFLSKATGTAIEWVQMPGMKPGPDSIGIVAISHGCTGVAARACGLVALEPTRVAEILKDRTSWFRDCRAVDILNVLPTANGGTIEILYMQLYAPTTLATARDFFLLRYTSVTEDGSLVVCERSLNNTQNGPSIPPVPNFVRAEMLPSGYLIRPCEGGGSIIHIVDHMNLEVCSVPEVLRPLYESPIMLAQKTTMMALRQLRQIALEVSQSAAPNNWGRRPAALRALSQRLSRGFNEALNGFTDEGWSLMANDGVDDVTILVNSSAEKLMGLNIPFSSGYPSVNNIVLCAKASMLLQNVPPALLLRFLREHRSEWADNNIDAYSAAAVKLGPCSLPGARVGNFGGQVILPLAHTIEHEELLEVIKMEGVGHTPEDSLMPSDVFLLQLCNGMDENAAGMCAELIFAPIDASFADDAPLLPSGFRIIPLDPIKVRIHFTFCDGLSPNRTLDLASALEIGGSGTKFSSDRNAASGNARSVMTIAFEFACESHMQETVAAIARQYVRTIISSVQRVALALSPNMNQSGSLHAPLGTPEAHILARWISRSYSCYLGAELFKSEGSGNVLKSLWNHSDAIMCCSLKALPVFTFANQAGLDMLETTLVALQDISLEKILDEHGRKGLFTEFAQIMQQGFAYLQGGVCSSSMGRPVSYERAIAWKVLNEQENAHCICFMFINWSFV